CCACCCTCTGTGCCCCATGAGGGACGAGGGCCCGTAGGCTCTGCAGGAATGAGCATGGTTCTGCAGGTATGTGGGCGGAaccaggagcccagggcaggtgggACATGGACACACTCAGCATGTCACGTGGACATGCTGCACCAGGTGACTCCTGCCCACTGGCACTTCAATGCGGCCCCCATCCCCAGAAATATGGCGGGAGAGGAACCTGGGAACCCCAGCTGGCCAAAGGCACATTTCTCTGACTTCAGCAGAAAGGAAGTGCCTAATAGAAGTTAAGTTGAGGCGTGGAGAAATAAAACAAGCTCTATTTCATGTACGTCTGTGTTTGTGATGTCAGTTCATTACCTCCTGCAGTGAAAGGCAGTCAGCCAGATGgccacctgcacccccaccctgtgCTGCCACCCTGCAGAGGGTCCCCTGGCTCCTCTGTGTGCCTGGACCCCCATTaccacttcctcccacccacACCACCATCTCCAGGCTGCAGcaccaaccccctccccaccctgcccttacAATCCCAGCTGCCCATCCTGCTGGGTTTGCCGGCCAGAGGCTCCCAGCCCTGTGGCTTGGCCCAGCTCGCTCCTGACTCGTGTAGTGGaaatccctccttcctctctggctcCCGGCCACTTGCTGGCCCCGGCTCTCCCCCACTAGGCCCCGCCCATAATGTTCTTGCCATCTGTTTCTGGTTGTGTGGAGTTTCTGCCTGtgctcttcccttcctccagagGTACACGTGGCAGTATGTGGCTActgggaggagcctggggctggtgggaggagggggagcaggagagggcaaGCCAGGTCTGGTTTCAACTTCTGGCCTttgcttcctgctgctgctcagcACAGCCGTTGGTTTGACAAACGCCCATTTGAACACCCACTGTGTGCTATGTGCCTCCACCAAGAAGGCACGAAACACCGTCACGCTCCTCACTCGGAAAAAAAACGAGACACGCAGGGAGGAAGTGACAAGCTCAGGTCACACAAATGGGAAAATCACGTTTCCTGTCCTGAGCCAGGAgctgttttaaagaaatgtggACCCAGGATCAGAAGCCCCTggcctggctccagagctcatTCACTGAAACTTGAGCACCTCTGAAAATGCTGGCCTTCTCACATGTGCCTTATGTGTTCCAGAACAATCAGTAGTAATTGCACCTTTTCTGCCCCATAGTTAGCCCAGAGGTTCTAATTTGaggttttgaaaatataatcatGGATATAGCCTTGAATACCCCCAAAGGCCTCAATGGGGCAGAAGTGGTAGATTTTAAATTCGAGGGACAGTTAAGGGACAGTGATGGGGGAATCTGAGAGGTCAGAGGAATTACCCAGCATCCTCCAGTCCTCGAGTCAATCAGGGACTTTCGGAGGCAGAGCTGGCCCAGGAGTCcgcctcctgcccccaggcctgccccccTTCCACCGTTGGGGAAAAGCCTTGTAGGAACAGTACCACTTGGTAGATGCTTCACCCAAGCTGGGCCCCCACCCGGCTACTCTTCCCACCCCTCTGCTGGTAAATCTCTTGCTTGCTTTGGAGTCCAGTGGGGACAAGGCCCTCTCCCCCAGGATGACATTCACAATTCCGCCAGCTTCCAGGTATCATTCCACGTCCTCACCTGGACCACAGCCCAGCCTGCTAACTGCCTCCAGCCTCACCCTGTAGAACAGGGGtatccaactcattttcaccaggggccacatcagccttgcggttaccttcaaagggtggaaataattttaagactgtataaatgtaagtactctttaactgttaaggagttgaaattacattcagccttttgaaggcaaccaggaggctgatgtggccccccgagaaaatgagtctgacacccccgCTCTAGAACCCACACTCCACCTGACCACCAGAGTGACCTGCCTCTTAAATTGGCTCTACCTGGTGACTGCACTGCTCACAGCCCTCCAGCAGCGAGGAGCTCAAGTCCAGGTTTAGCCCGATATGTAAGGCCTTTCACAGCTACCTTTCCAGTCTCAACCCCCTCCAGCCCATGTAGCACAGCAGACGTTGAGCTGGTTCCACTAATTCCAGAGCTCACTTGCTGCCTGAGTGACTGAGGGGACTGGTTTATTGGTGGGTGGGGAGCCGTAGAGGGGAGCTCTGGGCTGCCTCAGTCTCTCCAGAGCTCTGCATTGGGGCCCAGGGGACCCAGGGGACCCAGGACCGGCTGCCCTCCCAAGGAGGACCAAGGGCCCTGAGCAGAAAGAACCACATTGCCACAGAAGACATGCAACCTTTAATCACGCTGGCCAAGCGGGGCAGGATGCGGAAAGGTGGGGAGGTTGCGTAGCACCAGCCTTCGCACCTGCCGACGTTGCCTGCCATGAGGCGTGGCTCCCTCAGCTGTAAGTGAGCACCAGAGACCACCACCGGGCCCCTCCTCCCGGAGTCGGCATAAGCACCAACGGCTGGAGGCCGCCTCGCTCAGGGGAGAAGGCCAGGCCTCCCGAGTGGGGGAGAAGAAGGCTGAGGGCCaccaggctgccccaccctgggagTGGGAGAAAGGACAGAAAGCCTGATGTCCCTTCCTTGACTTGGGCCTCTCTTGGCATCATGGCTCGGAGGAGGGTCCCCACTGATGAACCTGGGATGTGACCTGCTTCAGCCCCCAGACCTGCTGAGGGGTCCAAAGCCTGGGGCCTTCCGTCCTCACATTTCTAAATGCAGCACCAGGTCAGAGGAGACCCTGCTGGGGCTTCAGCACCTTAAAGCTTACAGAACCAGCGACCCTGGGCCGGTGAGGGGCCCAGGAGGGTCAGAGAGCACCTGGAGACAGATATCAATGCCTGCCATTGGCTGGGAGCTTTGGAGAGCTGAGGCCCAGGCAGCTTTGGCAGGACAGGCCAAGCccagaagggggcagggaggggtgctgaGAGAAGGATAGGAGTCCTTACAGATGACCAAACCAGCTGTATGGAAGCTAGGGGTCTGGGAATCCTTCCCCAGGGGCCCCCTCACCCCAAAATACCCCCAAGCCCCTAGGTCCTCCCTTCATAGCACCCTTGCCCTGATCAAGGCCTCATCAGGGGCTTGCTTTAATGACAGGCATTGAGCAGGAACAAGGGTAGGCAGGGGACACCCCCACCTTAGGGACCCTGTCCTGCCAGCCTTGGGGAGCCGTGGGTAGTGAGGGGCCACACTGTCTGAATGCccagaacccagacatgtgtGATAAGAGCACTGTGCGTGTCTCTGGGCCAGGCCTCAGAACCGTGTGTCTCCCTGCCTGGCTGGACTGCGCCCTCACCAAGGGCGGGGTCTGTGTCCCATCCACCCGCCCCCTCGGCTCTCcctggggcctggcacagagcgtGCACTCGCTCAGTGAGTGTTGGATGAGTGACCGAATGAGTGGCTGCACAGGCCGGGGTACAGATGAGAGTGAGAgacagtgagggaggggaaggaaggggcaagaggagagaggagggggagccCTAGAGAAATGAGAAAGTTTAAGGATGTTGGGATGATTCTAGAGTGTTTAGAGGATTCCTGAAGGTTCAGGAAGTACCAGAATGTTATGAAAGTTCTACAAGCTTGTGACTCCAGTGAGATCCACAGACCGGCGGCATGAGGGTCACCCAGGAACTCGCTAGAAATGGGCACTTCACGTCTGCTAGATTAGGACCTGCATCGTAGCCGGGTCCCCAGGTGAATCTGGGGCACATTCAAGTTTGAAATTTGCTGGTATAAAAGGCTGGGAAAGTTCTAGAATATTTTGATTAGAAGGCTTAAAATACGTCCAAGAGAGGAGAGCAGTAGAAACAGactggaaggaagaggagagctACCTGGAATGCCAGCCCGGCAGACCCACTTTACAGAGGGGCGCACTGAAGCCCTGCGGGGGATGGAACCTGCCCCAgcgccccaccaccaccactcccctcaGCACCCGAGCTGCCCTGCTGGAAGCACTAATCGTCCTCAGGCTTGATGAGGTGGCCACTGAAGGTGATGTAAGTGTCGACGTCGTCACTGTAGATGGCGTTCTCACGCTCGCGCTTGAAGAGCCGTGCCCAGACGCGGTCGCCGGGCGCCAGGGCCAGCATCACACTCTGGCTCTGCATGATGCTGCGGTCGCTGGGCTGCGCGTACAGGATGACGGCAGCCTCCTCGTTGTGCATGACGTGCACGTAGGTCTCCTTGAAGTTCCAGCTGTGCACGTTGAGGCTGAAGAAGTAGAGGCCACGCAGAGGGGCAACAAAGTGGCCGGCGGCCATGTCAAAGTGCGCGTCTGGGTTGACGAAGACCGTGTCGAAGAGCAGCGGCTGGAAGCCCTCGCTGCTGTGCAGGGCCGTTTTCCGGCCCACCGAGAAGGCTGAGAAGCGAGTCTGGCACGGGCTGCCAGGGCTGCCCGCCTGCCCCTTGTCGCCCTTAGTGCCCTGGGGGCCTCGCTCTCCCCGCGgaccctccctgcccagcttcCCAGGCGTGCCCAGCAGACCTCGGTCCCCTTTGTCACCTGTGGGAACAAGGGAGAAGTCAGGGCAGGCACCTGAGCAGCTGGGCCTAACAAAGGGGGGTACCCGCACTTGTTTGCGGAGGGTTTTGCCCCTGCCCGGAGGAGAagccagcatttattgagcacctactgtactCTAGGCAATGCTTCCCTGCATGCCCTTCTAAAGAAGACACCGTGACCACTTTCACTCACAGAGAGGATAAGTGACCACCACCCAGGGTCACGCAGCTCAGGAGCAGGAGACATAGGACTCCAACTGCACAGTCTCCATACCCACCTATTCCTACCCCCACGCCGCCACCGCAATGTGGCTCTGGGAGGCCAGGCCCAGCAGCCCCGCCCCTCACTGTGCGCAGCCGCACTCCAGTGGGGATGCGGGAATGGCAGGCGCACTTTGCCTTTCTGACCGAGAGAAGGAACCAAGGAAAATACCTCCACGCACCTCAAGGGAAACGCCCCGCTGAGGAGCCAGGCAGCCCTTGGCTGGCATTACGCCCCACTGTGCAACCTGGGTCATGCCCACCTCACAGGGCGGTCTGTGAGCCCTTCACAAAATGACGATGGGAGAGTGCGCTGCGAACTCTGTAAATACGAAGCAGGCCGGTTCACCCCGCACTGCCTGGTCCACCTCCACCTACCTGGGGTCTGGCAGCACCTGCTCTGACTCCCAGACACACGTCTGCCCAGCCCTTGCGCCAGGCTGACCTTGAATGCGAGAAGCAGGTGGCTACTTAGGTCTTGAGGGACCTGATCCCAAATATTTCCCTGCTGCCCGTCTTGCAGCCAGAAATCGCACCATGAGCCACACCCCTTTGAGTGAACTACACCGCCCTCTGTTTTCCCGGGTCCCCTCTGACCATGGCAATatgggaaagagaggaggaaggagccaaAAGGAGGACACAGGCCCTTCGGGGAGAAGCCTAGAGAGACGGGGAAAGGGGCCCACGGCTCTGCAGAGGTCTGGCTCCACAGCTCCTTTGGAGAGGTGACTGCCCCGCCCGTGCACCGCACTTGACAGTTTGCAGAGCACTTGCTTCACTCAGAGGGAGCAGGTGAAGACAGTTATAGGAGAGGGCTACCTTCTCCTTTTTGCCAACAAGGCAGGGATCCCAGGGAGGGAGAGACCAGCCTGACCCACACAGCAAGGAAGCTGAagacctgggcctggggcctgggatgTGTGATGCCAGTCGGGAGCCTTCTTGCGACAGCAAGCTGCCCGTTCACCCCGCAGGCAGCTAAGCCTGGTCCAGGAGCAGTGGCGCGGGGTTTGGGGGGGAGGGTCGTGTGGGGAGACAGCTGTCTGCAGCCAGGCGCCTGTCGACCTTACACGAAGGCTCTGTGGGCCTCGGGGAGGCTCTGGTTTATGAGGTGGTGGGAAAAGGGGCACAAGGAAGGGAGGCGTCCTCACCTAGGAAATCTAAAGGCAGGAAGGTCTCAGACACCAGTCCACCActggctgtggggtggggtggccctgTGGAGACTCTAGGGACAGATCCCGACTCTGACTGACAACTGTGTGACCCCAGGAGAGCTCCTCCCCTCTCAGAGGCTCGGCTCccccatctgcaaagtgggagggaggaatgaCAAGGTACCAACCCTGGGGCTCTGTGAGCACAAGTGGAGATTCAGGGTGCCGAGggcctgaccccagcccaggagaGCACGAGGAGCTCCCTTCAGGTCTGActcccccaggcccaggaagAGACCCCCATGCCCTCCTTGTCCCCGCCCAGGCCAGTCCCACCAGAGCCACGTGTGGGTACTCACCCTTCAGGATGGTAATGTTAATGTAGGGCCTGACCTCAGGCAACACGTAGGGAAGGGTCGACGGAGAGACCGAGGACACGTCTGCAGCATCGGCAGGGGCCAGGTGGTCCTCAGAGTCAGAGTCACAGCACCTTCGGCAGTGCCCAGGAGCATGGGAGGCCACGGTTTCCCCAGAGGTGGGCTCTTCAGTGGGGACCCCAAACACCAAGAGAGGGAGCAGGAGCACAGCCCAGAGGGCATCTGGGGCAGCTGTCCCCATGGCGACctggagcagggaaggagggacagaaacTACTTCACTTACCCTCTCCCCAGTGCCCATGCCCAGCATATAACCCACAGCAAGGACAGCCCTGACAGGCCTCAGCATCGCGCCCCCACTTCACAGACAAGAACACTGAGGTCAACACAGGGACCCATGGGTCTTCAAGATCACAGACCCATGGCGGGGCAGGGCCTGCAGGCTGAGTCTCCCAGAAGGATCCCagtccccagaggctctgccacACAAGGGCCCCAAAGGAGGAAGCCCCTCTAAAGAGAGTCGGGGCCAAGAGCAGAGAAGGCtaggcaggggggtgggggggtggaggtgggggctggcatggtggggaggaagaagccccagctgcccctgggTCATAACCTCCGAGACTGTAAAATATtcttcccaccctcccacatcccctcctacctccctctGGCTTATTTTCTAGCCATTGGCGGGTCTGAGGGCCCTTAGTACAAACACAAGCACAGGCTTGCTCTTTAGGAGAGAGGACACGGGGCTGAGCCATGGTCTGGGCCATGAACACAACGGTCCTGACAACGGAGCTAGGAAAGTCCGTTTATTCTAGCAGGCAGGTAGCGACTTCCATCAGAGAAAGCCAAAGAAAGCGCACGGAGTTATTCTGTTGTTGAGCAGTCAGGAGTAGGTATGCTGAGTCACAGGCTGCCGGCCACTGCGGACCTACGCGGTGCCTTTGTGCAAGGGTAGAGGAAGGTGCTCCCGGGGAGGGACAAAttagaaacaaaagagaatgcaCCGCTGAGTGTGGGGCTTGGCAAGGGCTGGCATCAGCCCACCTCTTCTTGGAATCTTCGTGCAGTCTGCAACCTCGACAGTAACCTTAGGCAGAAACCCTGCAGTGAAGCCCCAGGCGAGTCAAATCATTGGAAAGTGGTTATGTCAATCATACTAG
This DNA window, taken from Desmodus rotundus isolate HL8 chromosome 3, HLdesRot8A.1, whole genome shotgun sequence, encodes the following:
- the C1QTNF6 gene encoding complement C1q tumor necrosis factor-related protein 6 isoform X2, which gives rise to MGTAAPDALWAVLLLPLLVFGVPTEEPTSGETVASHAPGHCRRCCDSDSEDHLAPADAADVSSVSPSTLPYVLPEVRPYINITILKGDKGDRGLLGTPGKLGREGPRGERGPQGTKGDKGQAGSPGSPCQTRFSAFSVGRKTALHSSEGFQPLLFDTVFVNPDAHFDMAAGHFVAPLRGLYFFSLNVHSWNFKETYVHVMHNEEAAVILYAQPSDRSIMQSQSVMLALAPGDRVWARLFKRERENAIYSDDVDTYITFSGHLIKPEDD
- the C1QTNF6 gene encoding complement C1q tumor necrosis factor-related protein 6 isoform X1, which produces MEARRPEQRRISAFPPAGVRAAEVAMGTAAPDALWAVLLLPLLVFGVPTEEPTSGETVASHAPGHCRRCCDSDSEDHLAPADAADVSSVSPSTLPYVLPEVRPYINITILKGDKGDRGLLGTPGKLGREGPRGERGPQGTKGDKGQAGSPGSPCQTRFSAFSVGRKTALHSSEGFQPLLFDTVFVNPDAHFDMAAGHFVAPLRGLYFFSLNVHSWNFKETYVHVMHNEEAAVILYAQPSDRSIMQSQSVMLALAPGDRVWARLFKRERENAIYSDDVDTYITFSGHLIKPEDD